A stretch of the Festucalex cinctus isolate MCC-2025b chromosome 20, RoL_Fcin_1.0, whole genome shotgun sequence genome encodes the following:
- the scrib gene encoding protein scribble homolog isoform X13 encodes MLKCIPLWRCNRHVESVDKRHCNLQAVPDEVFRYSRSLEELLLDANQLKELPKPFFRLLNLRKLGLSDNEIQRLPPEVANFMQLVELDISRNDIPEIPESIKFCRALEIADFSGNPLSRLPDGFTQLRALAHLALNEVSLQTLPGDMGNLANLVTLELRENLLKCLPTSLSFLVKLEQLDLGSNELEELPDTLGALPNLRELWLDRNQLSSLPPELGNLRRLVCLDVSENRLDELPSELDGLQALTDLLLTQNLLEVIPDSIGCLKQLSILKVDQNRLTHLTDSIGECENLTELVLTENLLQTLPRSLGKLKKLTNLNVDRNRLGGVPMELGGCASLNVLSLRDNRLAKLPAKLADATELHVLDVAGNRLQNLPFALTNLNLKAMWLAENQSQPMLKFQTEDDERTGEKVLTCYLLPQQPSPSLENLLQNSVDDSWTDSNLNRVSVIQFQEEAKDEDEDDEAAAERRGLQRRATPHPSELKVMKKVIEDRRNEVFASRPEGDDPSSDVQEKRLSDLSNQSHDSQVSDSTLSANSHEDRREVAVPSHREDLVDGHSHHEEEDLDEMEVEYIEPTVHFAEEPIIRRGDDDYNDVEEDGERSDEDDEDDDRPALPAEKQRLIRKDTPHYKKHYKITKLPKPETVAALLQGFNPDSLGSPAEGAGDGHEEGDEEEEDEEEEGVGTPRLRRRTETSEMDDSRYHVNCSQVKGVSFDQVNNLLIEPARIEEEEHTLTILRQTGGLGISIAGGKGSTPYKGDDEGIFISRVSEEGPAARAGVKVGDKLLEVNGVDLHEAEHHSAVEALRSSGEAVSMTVLRERMVEPENAITTTPLRPEDDYFPRERRSGLAFGAEGPLQRLSACLVRNDKGLGFSIAGGKGSTPYRTGDTGIYISRIAEGGAAHRDSTLRIGDRVISINGVDMTEARHDQAVALLTGTSPTIALLVERDPNAPRSPGLSRQRAHSPPPPEPSDSPDQDEDGLQGNHLGRMEDEYPIEEVMLVKSGGPLGLSIVGGSDHASHPFGINEPGVFISKVIPHGLACQSGLRVGDRILEVNAIDLRHATHQEAVRALLANKQEIRMLVRRDPSPPGMQEIVINKQPGEKLGISIRGGAKGHAGNPFDSTDEGIFISKVSSSGAAARDSRLQVGMRILEVNNHSLLGMTHTEAVRVLRAVGDSLVMLVCDGFDPRKVPAADSNPNEEPYASPGIIANPFASGIVRKNSMESISSIDRDLSPEEIDIMQKESEMVRETSQWEKEEMEKVNIGTGPLKLDYKTLAALPTTSLQKINRAPSSDYTKTESPIRDASYSPTIQPPSHHSSNSSLSSGRETRFASIHFTSTPNTKDHTSSSTRPGAILPVGRVRPSASPVTPDGLSPSPFQHGPSPFNSQTSPRAPSPTSHYELPMNAKQAYKAFAAVPRSLAALEPEQELYGVRNNFHAKQVSPEPELNNDVFDDGADGQEGAGGAAAVKAAAHPALSPDRWEYTNMAAVPRISRPSLDTQSPSPSGKDSPEQRSFRDRQKYFEIDVKQQTPDKPKPRVSLVGEDDLKKMREEEERKFEQRAREYLLDEEDEDDEEDLAKHVAQMKVTGKVLLDGVEYDVEPVTTPAKLYATPPSYSGSSRPSSVDSKGDTARNSLDDSFRLEQRPNSMTGLIPVYGVDSAAPIRTAKAERRHQERLRMQSPELAVAPDKDLSPAEKRALEAEKRAMWRAARMKSLEQDALKAQMVIAKSRDGKKRSTLDQLAESPSPAPTPSPAPTPSPTPMEELISPRGLTSPGRLSLSSKRFDYRQFAAIPSSKPVYDIQSPDAVDDMQFIDDGSQHPGPAPGPETDMPVPATSALEEMALYSNKRKLRQGRRSLETAVPT; translated from the exons CCTTTCTTCCGACTACTGAACCTCCGGAAGCTGGGCCTGAGCGACAATGAGATCCAGAGACTGCCCCCCGAAGTGGCCAACTTCATGCAGCTGGTGGAGCTGGACATATCCAGAAATG ACATTCCCGAGATCCCCGAGAGCATTAAGTTTTGCCGGGCCTTGGAGATCGCCGACTTCAGTGGAAACCCCCTCTCCAG ATTGCCGGATGGTTTCACTCAGCTGCGAGCGCTGGCTCACTTAGCACTCAACGAGGTGTCGTTGCAGACTCTGCCCGGCGACATGGGAAA TCTGGCCAACCTGGTGACGCTGGAGCTGAGGGAGAACCTGCTCAAGTGTCTGCCCAC GTCGCTGTCCTTCCTGGTGAAACTGGAACAGCTGGACCTGGGCAGCAACGAACTGGAAGAGTTG CCGGATACGCTTGGTGCACTGCCCAACCTGAGGGAGCTTTGGCTGGACCGGAACCAGTTGTCCTCGTTACCACCG gagctaGGGAACCTCCGTAGATTGGTATGTCTGGACGTGTCCGAGAATCGCCTGGATGAACTTCCCTCCGAGCTGGACGGCCTCCAGGCCCTCACCGACCTGCTGCTCACTCAGAACCTGCTGGAGGTCATTCCGGACAGCATAg GTTGTCTGAAGCAACTGTCCATCCTCAAGGTGGACCAGAACAGACTGACTCACCTGACCGACTCCATCGGAGAGTGTGAGAACCTGACCGAGCTGGTCCTGACCGAGAACCTCCTCCAG ACGCTTCCTCGCTCGCTGGGCAAGCTGAAGAAGCTGACCAACTTGAACGTGGACCGCAACCGGCTGGGCGGCGTGCCCATGGAGCTGGGCGGCTGCGCCAGCCTCAACGTGCTCTCGCTGCGCGACAACCGTCTGGCCAAGCTGCCCGCCAAGCTCGCCGACGCCACCGAGCTGCACGTGCTGGACGTGGCCGGGAACAG attacaaaatcttcctTTTGCCTTGACAAACCTCAATCTGAAGGCCATGTGGCTGGCAGAGAACCAGTCGCAGCCGATGCTCAAGTTCCAAACCGAAGATGACGAGCGCACGGGGGAGAAAGTGTTGACCTGCTACTTGCTGCCTCAGCAGCCTTCGCCCAGCCTCG AGAACCTGCTGCAGAACAGCGTGGACGACAGCTGGACGGACAGCAACCTGAACAGAGTGTCGGTCATACAGTTCCAGGAAGAGGCCAaagacgaggacgaggacgatgAGGCCGCCGCCGAGCGTAGG GGCCTTCAGCGTCGAGCCACACCACATCCTAGCGAGCTAAAGGTGATGAAAAAAGTGATCGAGGACCGACGGAACGAAGTGTTCGCGTCCAGGCCCGAAGGAGACGATCCATCCTCCGACGTGCAG GAGAAACGACTCAGCGACCTCTCCAATCAGAGCCACGACTCGCAGGTGTCCGACAGCACTCTGTCGGCCAACTCCCACGAGGACAGGCGAGAGGTCGCCGTGCCGTCCCACAGAGAGGACCTGGTGGATGGGCACTCCCATCACGAGGAGGAGGACCTGGATGAGATGGAAGTGGAGTACATTGAG CCCACCGTGCACTTTGCCGAGGAGCCCATAATCCGCAGGGGGGACGACGACTACAACGACGTGGAGGAAGACGGCGAGAGGAgcgacgaggacgacgaggacgacgacaGGCCGGCCCTCCCTGCCGAGAAGCAGCGGCTCATCCGCAAGGACACGCCGCACTACAAGAAGCACTACAAGATCACCAAGCTGCCCAAACCCGAGACGGTGGCCGCCCTGCTGCAGGGATTCAACCCCGACAGCCTCGGCTCGCCCGCCGAGGGTGCGGGGGACGGGCACGAGGAgggggatgaggaggaggaggatgaggaggaggagggcgtcGGCACCCCTCGATTACGGCGCAGGACGGAGACATCGGAGATGGACGACAGCCGATACCATGTCAACTGCAGTCAAGTCAAG GGGGTGTCATTTGATCAAGTCAATAATCTGCTGATTGAACCTGCTCGAATTGAGGAGGAAGAG CACACCTTAACCATCCTGCGGCAAACGGGCGGCCTCGGCATCAGCATCGCCGGCGGGAAAGGCTCCACGCCGTACAAGGGGGACGACGAG GGGATCTTCATCTCCAGAGTTTCTGAGGAAGGTCCTGCAGCCAGAGCAGGAGTTAAAGTGGGAGACAAATTGCTTGAG GTGAACGGCGTGGACCTCCACGAGGCCGAGCACCACTCGGCCGTGGAGGCCCTGCGCAGCTCCGGGGAGGCCGTCTCCATGACGGTGCTCCGCGAGCGCATGGTGGAGCCGGAGAACGCCATCACCACCACGCCGCTCAGGCCCGAAGACGACTACTTCCCGCGGGAGAGGCGCAGCGGGCTGGCCTTCGGCGCCGAGGGGCCCCTGCAGCGCCTCTCCGCCTGCCTGGTGCGCAACGACAAGGGGCTGGGCTTCAGCATCGCCGGGGGGAAGGGATCCACGCCGTACCGCACTGGGGACACG GGGATCTACATCTCTCGCATTGCAGAGGGGGGAGCAGCCCACCGAGACAGCACGTTACGGATAGGCGACAGGGTCATCTCC ATCAATGGTGTAGACATGACAGAGGCCAGACATGACCAGGCAGTAGCGCTCCTTACCGGCACCTCCCCCACTATCGCCCTCCTGGTGGAGCGAGACCCCAACGCCCCGCGCTCTCCGGGCCTGTCCCGGCAGCGGGCCCACTCGCCGCCGCCCCCGGAGCCCTCCGATTCCCCGGACCAGGACGAAGACGGCCTGCAGGGGAACCACCTGGGCCGGATGGAGGATGAGTACCCCATTGAG GAAGTGATGCTGGTCAAGTCAGGCGGGCCCCTCGGCTTGAGCATCGTCGGGGGCAGCGACCACGCTAGCCACCCCTTCGGCATCAACGAACCTGGCGTGTTCATCTCAAAG GTGATCCCTCACGGTTTGGCGTGTCAAAGCGGGTTGCGCGTGGGCGACCGCATCCTGGAGGTGAACGCCATCGACCTGCGCCACGCGACGCACCAAGAGGCCGTGCGGGCTCTGCTGGCCAACAAGCAGGAGATCCGGATGCTGGTGCGCAGAGATCCGTCGCCGCCAGGGATGCAG GAAATTGTGATCAATAAGCAGCCGGGGGAGAAACTAGGGATCAGTATACGGGGAGGAGCTAAAGGCCACGCAGGAAATCCTTTTGACTCGACAGATGAGGGCATCTTCATATCCAAG gtgagctcaaGTGGCGCGGCCGCCCGGGACAGCCGCCTCCAGGTGGGCATGCGCATCCTGGAGGTGAACAATCACAGCCTGCTGGGCATGACGCACACGGAGGCCGTGCGAGTGCTGCGGGCCGTGGGCGACTCCCTGGTCATGCTGGTGTGCGACGGCTTCGACCCTCGTAAAGTGCCCGCGGCGGACTCCAATCCCAACGAGGAGCCTTAC GCATCTCCCGGCATCATCGCCAACCCTTTTGCGTCAGGCATCGTTCGTAAGAACAGTATGGAGAGCATCTCTTCTATCGACAGAGACCTGAGCCCAGAGGAGATTGACATCATGCAAAAG GAGTCTGAGATGGTGAGGGAGACGTCGCAGTGGGAGAAGGAAGAGATGGAGAAAGTG AACATTGGCACTGGACCATTAAAACTGGACTACAAAACCTTGGCAGCGTTGCCCACCACCAGCCTACAGAAGATCAATCGG GCTCCCTCATCTGATTACACCAAGACCGAGAGTCCAATCAGAGACGCCTCCTACTCTCCGACCATCCAGCCG CCCAGCCACCACTCTTCCAACAGCTCCCTGTCTTCCGGCAGGGAGACCCGCTTC GCAAGCATTCATTTCACTTCCACCCCCAACACCAAGGACCACACTTCATCCTCT ACACGACCGGGCGCCATCCTGCCTGTCGGGCGCGTGAGGCCGAGCGCCTCCCCGGTCACTCCGGACGGCCTCAGCCCCAGCCCCTTCCAGCATGGCCCCTCTCCCTTCAACTCTCAGACCTCT CCTCGCGCCCCCTCCCCTACCTCGCACTACGAGTTGCCCATGAACGCCAAGCAGGCGTACAAGGCGTTTGCCGCCGTGCCTCGCTCGCTGGCGGCGCTGGAGCCGGAGCAG GAATTGTATGGTGTGAGGAACAATTTCCATGCCAAGCAGGTTTCTCCAGAG CCCGAGTTGAACAACGATGTGTTTGACGACGGCGCGGACGGTCAGGAGGGGGCCGGCGGGGCTGCGGCCGTCAAGGCGGCGGCCCACCCCGCCCTCTCGCCTGACCGTTGGGAGTATACCAATATGGCCGCTGTGCCTCGCATCTCCAGGCCGTCCCTGGACACGCAG AGTCCATCGCCCAGCGGTAAAGACAGCCCCGAGCAGCGCTCCTTCCGGGACCGTCAGAAATACTTTGAGATCGACGTGAAGCAGCAGACGCCCGACAAGCCCAAGCCTCGTGTCTCGCTGGTCGGCGAGGACGACCTCAAGAAGATGAGGGAGGAGGAAG AGCGTAAATTTGAGCAGCGAGCACGGGAGTACCTGCTGGACGAagaggacgaggacgacgaggagGACCTGGCCAAGCACGTGGCGCAGATGAAGGTGACGGGCAAGGTGCTGCTGGATGGAGTGGAGTACGACGTGGAGCCCGTGACCACGCCGGCGAAGCTGTATGCCACGCCGCCCAGCTACAGCGGGAGTTCACG GCCTTCGTCCGTGGACAGTAAAGGAGACACGGCGAGGAATTCGTTGGATGACAGCTTCAGACTGGAGCAGCGGCCCAATTCCATGACTGG tttgATCCCCGTGTACGGCGTCGACTCGGCCGCTCCCATTCGCACCGCCAAAGCCGAGCGCCGGCACCAGGAGAGGCTCCGCATGCAGAGTCCCGAGTTGGCCGTAGCGCCGGACAAGGACCTCTCCCCCGCCGAGAAGCGAGCCCTGGAGGCCGAGAAGAGAGCCATgtggagggcggcacg GATGAAGTCTCTGGAGCAGGACGCGCTCAAAGCTCAGATGGTCATCGCCAAGTCTCGGGACGGGAAGAAACGAAGCACCCTGGACCAACTGGCCGAGTCGCCTTCGCCGGCGCCCACGCCCTCGCCAGCGCCCACGCCCTCGCCCACCCCGATGGAAG
- the scrib gene encoding protein scribble homolog isoform X6 produces the protein MLKCIPLWRCNRHVESVDKRHCNLQAVPDEVFRYSRSLEELLLDANQLKELPKPFFRLLNLRKLGLSDNEIQRLPPEVANFMQLVELDISRNDIPEIPESIKFCRALEIADFSGNPLSRLPDGFTQLRALAHLALNEVSLQTLPGDMGNLANLVTLELRENLLKCLPTSLSFLVKLEQLDLGSNELEELPDTLGALPNLRELWLDRNQLSSLPPELGNLRRLVCLDVSENRLDELPSELDGLQALTDLLLTQNLLEVIPDSIGCLKQLSILKVDQNRLTHLTDSIGECENLTELVLTENLLQTLPRSLGKLKKLTNLNVDRNRLGGVPMELGGCASLNVLSLRDNRLAKLPAKLADATELHVLDVAGNRLQNLPFALTNLNLKAMWLAENQSQPMLKFQTEDDERTGEKVLTCYLLPQQPSPSLENLLQNSVDDSWTDSNLNRVSVIQFQEEAKDEDEDDEAAAERRGLQRRATPHPSELKVMKKVIEDRRNEVFASRPEGDDPSSDVQEKRLSDLSNQSHDSQVSDSTLSANSHEDRREVAVPSHREDLVDGHSHHEEEDLDEMEVEYIEPTVHFAEEPIIRRGDDDYNDVEEDGERSDEDDEDDDRPALPAEKQRLIRKDTPHYKKHYKITKLPKPETVAALLQGFNPDSLGSPAEGAGDGHEEGDEEEEDEEEEGVGTPRLRRRTETSEMDDSRYHVNCSQVKGVSFDQVNNLLIEPARIEEEEHTLTILRQTGGLGISIAGGKGSTPYKGDDEGIFISRVSEEGPAARAGVKVGDKLLEVNGVDLHEAEHHSAVEALRSSGEAVSMTVLRERMVEPENAITTTPLRPEDDYFPRERRSGLAFGAEGPLQRLSACLVRNDKGLGFSIAGGKGSTPYRTGDTGIYISRIAEGGAAHRDSTLRIGDRVISINGVDMTEARHDQAVALLTGTSPTIALLVERDPNAPRSPGLSRQRAHSPPPPEPSDSPDQDEDGLQGNHLGRMEDEYPIEEVMLVKSGGPLGLSIVGGSDHASHPFGINEPGVFISKVIPHGLACQSGLRVGDRILEVNAIDLRHATHQEAVRALLANKQEIRMLVRRDPSPPGMQEIVINKQPGEKLGISIRGGAKGHAGNPFDSTDEGIFISKVSSSGAAARDSRLQVGMRILEVNNHSLLGMTHTEAVRVLRAVGDSLVMLVCDGFDPRKVPAADSNPNEEPYASPGIIANPFASGIVRKNSMESISSIDRDLSPEEIDIMQKESEMVRETSQWEKEEMEKVERMRLEREEATRLLEEETENIGTGPLKLDYKTLAALPTTSLQKINRFSPPLSPTTPMAAPLQAQYGAPLEPLGFSLSHPTNPHADQASSTSLFPSKDDSVGSTATLNLSEDCEESLVDSQPICFKENPFLVANRKGKGLPPGQQILSGPPVGYGKQGQLQPWLFSKAPSSDYTKTESPIRDASYSPTIQPPSHHSSNSSLSSGRETRFASIHFTSTPNTKDHTSSSTRPGAILPVGRVRPSASPVTPDGLSPSPFQHGPSPFNSQTSELYGVRNNFHAKQVSPEPELNNDVFDDGADGQEGAGGAAAVKAAAHPALSPDRWEYTNMAAVPRISRPSLDTQSPSPSGKDSPEQRSFRDRQKYFEIDVKQQTPDKPKPRVSLVGEDDLKKMREEEERKFEQRAREYLLDEEDEDDEEDLAKHVAQMKVTGKVLLDGVEYDVEPVTTPAKLYATPPSYSGSSRPSSVDSKGDTARNSLDDSFRLEQRPNSMTGLIPVYGVDSAAPIRTAKAERRHQERLRMQSPELAVAPDKDLSPAEKRALEAEKRAMWRAARMKSLEQDALKAQMVIAKSRDGKKRSTLDQLAESPSPAPTPSPAPTPSPTPMEELISPRGLTSPGRLSLSSKRFDYRQFAAIPSSKPVYDIQSPDAVDDMQFIDDGSQHPGPAPGPETDMPVPATSALEEMALYSNKRKLRQGRRSLETAVPT, from the exons CCTTTCTTCCGACTACTGAACCTCCGGAAGCTGGGCCTGAGCGACAATGAGATCCAGAGACTGCCCCCCGAAGTGGCCAACTTCATGCAGCTGGTGGAGCTGGACATATCCAGAAATG ACATTCCCGAGATCCCCGAGAGCATTAAGTTTTGCCGGGCCTTGGAGATCGCCGACTTCAGTGGAAACCCCCTCTCCAG ATTGCCGGATGGTTTCACTCAGCTGCGAGCGCTGGCTCACTTAGCACTCAACGAGGTGTCGTTGCAGACTCTGCCCGGCGACATGGGAAA TCTGGCCAACCTGGTGACGCTGGAGCTGAGGGAGAACCTGCTCAAGTGTCTGCCCAC GTCGCTGTCCTTCCTGGTGAAACTGGAACAGCTGGACCTGGGCAGCAACGAACTGGAAGAGTTG CCGGATACGCTTGGTGCACTGCCCAACCTGAGGGAGCTTTGGCTGGACCGGAACCAGTTGTCCTCGTTACCACCG gagctaGGGAACCTCCGTAGATTGGTATGTCTGGACGTGTCCGAGAATCGCCTGGATGAACTTCCCTCCGAGCTGGACGGCCTCCAGGCCCTCACCGACCTGCTGCTCACTCAGAACCTGCTGGAGGTCATTCCGGACAGCATAg GTTGTCTGAAGCAACTGTCCATCCTCAAGGTGGACCAGAACAGACTGACTCACCTGACCGACTCCATCGGAGAGTGTGAGAACCTGACCGAGCTGGTCCTGACCGAGAACCTCCTCCAG ACGCTTCCTCGCTCGCTGGGCAAGCTGAAGAAGCTGACCAACTTGAACGTGGACCGCAACCGGCTGGGCGGCGTGCCCATGGAGCTGGGCGGCTGCGCCAGCCTCAACGTGCTCTCGCTGCGCGACAACCGTCTGGCCAAGCTGCCCGCCAAGCTCGCCGACGCCACCGAGCTGCACGTGCTGGACGTGGCCGGGAACAG attacaaaatcttcctTTTGCCTTGACAAACCTCAATCTGAAGGCCATGTGGCTGGCAGAGAACCAGTCGCAGCCGATGCTCAAGTTCCAAACCGAAGATGACGAGCGCACGGGGGAGAAAGTGTTGACCTGCTACTTGCTGCCTCAGCAGCCTTCGCCCAGCCTCG AGAACCTGCTGCAGAACAGCGTGGACGACAGCTGGACGGACAGCAACCTGAACAGAGTGTCGGTCATACAGTTCCAGGAAGAGGCCAaagacgaggacgaggacgatgAGGCCGCCGCCGAGCGTAGG GGCCTTCAGCGTCGAGCCACACCACATCCTAGCGAGCTAAAGGTGATGAAAAAAGTGATCGAGGACCGACGGAACGAAGTGTTCGCGTCCAGGCCCGAAGGAGACGATCCATCCTCCGACGTGCAG GAGAAACGACTCAGCGACCTCTCCAATCAGAGCCACGACTCGCAGGTGTCCGACAGCACTCTGTCGGCCAACTCCCACGAGGACAGGCGAGAGGTCGCCGTGCCGTCCCACAGAGAGGACCTGGTGGATGGGCACTCCCATCACGAGGAGGAGGACCTGGATGAGATGGAAGTGGAGTACATTGAG CCCACCGTGCACTTTGCCGAGGAGCCCATAATCCGCAGGGGGGACGACGACTACAACGACGTGGAGGAAGACGGCGAGAGGAgcgacgaggacgacgaggacgacgacaGGCCGGCCCTCCCTGCCGAGAAGCAGCGGCTCATCCGCAAGGACACGCCGCACTACAAGAAGCACTACAAGATCACCAAGCTGCCCAAACCCGAGACGGTGGCCGCCCTGCTGCAGGGATTCAACCCCGACAGCCTCGGCTCGCCCGCCGAGGGTGCGGGGGACGGGCACGAGGAgggggatgaggaggaggaggatgaggaggaggagggcgtcGGCACCCCTCGATTACGGCGCAGGACGGAGACATCGGAGATGGACGACAGCCGATACCATGTCAACTGCAGTCAAGTCAAG GGGGTGTCATTTGATCAAGTCAATAATCTGCTGATTGAACCTGCTCGAATTGAGGAGGAAGAG CACACCTTAACCATCCTGCGGCAAACGGGCGGCCTCGGCATCAGCATCGCCGGCGGGAAAGGCTCCACGCCGTACAAGGGGGACGACGAG GGGATCTTCATCTCCAGAGTTTCTGAGGAAGGTCCTGCAGCCAGAGCAGGAGTTAAAGTGGGAGACAAATTGCTTGAG GTGAACGGCGTGGACCTCCACGAGGCCGAGCACCACTCGGCCGTGGAGGCCCTGCGCAGCTCCGGGGAGGCCGTCTCCATGACGGTGCTCCGCGAGCGCATGGTGGAGCCGGAGAACGCCATCACCACCACGCCGCTCAGGCCCGAAGACGACTACTTCCCGCGGGAGAGGCGCAGCGGGCTGGCCTTCGGCGCCGAGGGGCCCCTGCAGCGCCTCTCCGCCTGCCTGGTGCGCAACGACAAGGGGCTGGGCTTCAGCATCGCCGGGGGGAAGGGATCCACGCCGTACCGCACTGGGGACACG GGGATCTACATCTCTCGCATTGCAGAGGGGGGAGCAGCCCACCGAGACAGCACGTTACGGATAGGCGACAGGGTCATCTCC ATCAATGGTGTAGACATGACAGAGGCCAGACATGACCAGGCAGTAGCGCTCCTTACCGGCACCTCCCCCACTATCGCCCTCCTGGTGGAGCGAGACCCCAACGCCCCGCGCTCTCCGGGCCTGTCCCGGCAGCGGGCCCACTCGCCGCCGCCCCCGGAGCCCTCCGATTCCCCGGACCAGGACGAAGACGGCCTGCAGGGGAACCACCTGGGCCGGATGGAGGATGAGTACCCCATTGAG GAAGTGATGCTGGTCAAGTCAGGCGGGCCCCTCGGCTTGAGCATCGTCGGGGGCAGCGACCACGCTAGCCACCCCTTCGGCATCAACGAACCTGGCGTGTTCATCTCAAAG GTGATCCCTCACGGTTTGGCGTGTCAAAGCGGGTTGCGCGTGGGCGACCGCATCCTGGAGGTGAACGCCATCGACCTGCGCCACGCGACGCACCAAGAGGCCGTGCGGGCTCTGCTGGCCAACAAGCAGGAGATCCGGATGCTGGTGCGCAGAGATCCGTCGCCGCCAGGGATGCAG GAAATTGTGATCAATAAGCAGCCGGGGGAGAAACTAGGGATCAGTATACGGGGAGGAGCTAAAGGCCACGCAGGAAATCCTTTTGACTCGACAGATGAGGGCATCTTCATATCCAAG gtgagctcaaGTGGCGCGGCCGCCCGGGACAGCCGCCTCCAGGTGGGCATGCGCATCCTGGAGGTGAACAATCACAGCCTGCTGGGCATGACGCACACGGAGGCCGTGCGAGTGCTGCGGGCCGTGGGCGACTCCCTGGTCATGCTGGTGTGCGACGGCTTCGACCCTCGTAAAGTGCCCGCGGCGGACTCCAATCCCAACGAGGAGCCTTAC GCATCTCCCGGCATCATCGCCAACCCTTTTGCGTCAGGCATCGTTCGTAAGAACAGTATGGAGAGCATCTCTTCTATCGACAGAGACCTGAGCCCAGAGGAGATTGACATCATGCAAAAG GAGTCTGAGATGGTGAGGGAGACGTCGCAGTGGGAGAAGGAAGAGATGGAGAAAGTG GAGCGTATGCGCTTGGAGCGAGAGGAGGCAACTCGCCTGCTTGAAGAGGAGACAGAG AACATTGGCACTGGACCATTAAAACTGGACTACAAAACCTTGGCAGCGTTGCCCACCACCAGCCTACAGAAGATCAATCGG TTCTCTCCTCCTCTAAGTCCAACCACCCCCATGGCGGCCCCCCTGCAAGCCCAGTACGGCGCCCCGTTAGAGCCTCTGGGCTTCAGCTTAAGCCACCCCACAAACCCCCACGCGGACCAGGCCTCGTCCACCAGTTTATTCCCCTCCAAAGACGACAGCGTCGGCTCGACGGCGACTCTGAATCTGTCGGAGGATTGTGAGGAGTCTCTGGTGGACTCGCAGCCCATCTGTTTCAAGGAGAACCCCTTTTTAGTGGCCAACCGCAAAGGCAAGGGTCTGCCGCCGGGCCAGCAAATCCTTTCGGGACCACCGGTGGGCTACGGGAAGCAGGGCCAACTTCAACCTTGGTTGTTCAGCAAG GCTCCCTCATCTGATTACACCAAGACCGAGAGTCCAATCAGAGACGCCTCCTACTCTCCGACCATCCAGCCG CCCAGCCACCACTCTTCCAACAGCTCCCTGTCTTCCGGCAGGGAGACCCGCTTC GCAAGCATTCATTTCACTTCCACCCCCAACACCAAGGACCACACTTCATCCTCT ACACGACCGGGCGCCATCCTGCCTGTCGGGCGCGTGAGGCCGAGCGCCTCCCCGGTCACTCCGGACGGCCTCAGCCCCAGCCCCTTCCAGCATGGCCCCTCTCCCTTCAACTCTCAGACCTCT GAATTGTATGGTGTGAGGAACAATTTCCATGCCAAGCAGGTTTCTCCAGAG CCCGAGTTGAACAACGATGTGTTTGACGACGGCGCGGACGGTCAGGAGGGGGCCGGCGGGGCTGCGGCCGTCAAGGCGGCGGCCCACCCCGCCCTCTCGCCTGACCGTTGGGAGTATACCAATATGGCCGCTGTGCCTCGCATCTCCAGGCCGTCCCTGGACACGCAG AGTCCATCGCCCAGCGGTAAAGACAGCCCCGAGCAGCGCTCCTTCCGGGACCGTCAGAAATACTTTGAGATCGACGTGAAGCAGCAGACGCCCGACAAGCCCAAGCCTCGTGTCTCGCTGGTCGGCGAGGACGACCTCAAGAAGATGAGGGAGGAGGAAG AGCGTAAATTTGAGCAGCGAGCACGGGAGTACCTGCTGGACGAagaggacgaggacgacgaggagGACCTGGCCAAGCACGTGGCGCAGATGAAGGTGACGGGCAAGGTGCTGCTGGATGGAGTGGAGTACGACGTGGAGCCCGTGACCACGCCGGCGAAGCTGTATGCCACGCCGCCCAGCTACAGCGGGAGTTCACG GCCTTCGTCCGTGGACAGTAAAGGAGACACGGCGAGGAATTCGTTGGATGACAGCTTCAGACTGGAGCAGCGGCCCAATTCCATGACTGG tttgATCCCCGTGTACGGCGTCGACTCGGCCGCTCCCATTCGCACCGCCAAAGCCGAGCGCCGGCACCAGGAGAGGCTCCGCATGCAGAGTCCCGAGTTGGCCGTAGCGCCGGACAAGGACCTCTCCCCCGCCGAGAAGCGAGCCCTGGAGGCCGAGAAGAGAGCCATgtggagggcggcacg GATGAAGTCTCTGGAGCAGGACGCGCTCAAAGCTCAGATGGTCATCGCCAAGTCTCGGGACGGGAAGAAACGAAGCACCCTGGACCAACTGGCCGAGTCGCCTTCGCCGGCGCCCACGCCCTCGCCAGCGCCCACGCCCTCGCCCACCCCGATGGAAG